CAAGACATCGTCTGTTTCGACGGCGATGGCTCGTTCCTCATGACGCTGCAGGAGCTTTCGGTCGCGGTCCGCGAGGATCTGGATATCACGATTGCAGTGCTCAACAACGAGTACGTCGGGATGGTCCGGCAGTGGCAGGACGCCTTCTTCGATGGCCGCCACATGGCCTCGGAGTACAACTGGATGCCGGAGTTCGACAAACTGGCCCAGGCCTTCGGCGCACAGGGCTGGCGCGTCGACAACTACGACGAGGTCGCCCCCGCCGTCGAAGAGGCACTCGCCTACGACGGCCCCTCGGTGATCGACTTCCATATCGACCCCGAAGCGAACGTCTACCCGATGGTCGCCAGCGGCGCACCAAATGGCAAATTTGCACTCTCGGAGGATCAGCTATGAGTCAGAACGAGCAGGGTCTCGAAGGCCCACGACCTGAAGAACGACCACACCCAGATGGACGGCGCAATAGCCAAGGAATTCGGATCGACCCCGAGGTCGAAGCCGAGCCTGACAGCCGGACCGCGATGGTGTCGGCGCTGGTCGAACACGAACCGGGCGTGTTGGCCCGTGTCTCGGGACTGTTCAGCCGTCGACAGTTCAACATCGAGAGCCTCACCGTCGGCCCAACGACGGTCGACGGCAACGCCCGAATCACGCTGATCGTCGAAGAGACCGAGCCCGGCATCGATCAGGTCAAAAAACAGCTGGCAAAGCTCAAGCCGGTGATCTCGGTGGGCGAACTCGAAGAGCGCGCGATTCGCTCCGAACTCGTGCTCCTGAAGGTCAACGGCGGCGAGCCGGACAAGGTCCAGGCGATCACCGAGATGTACGACGGGACAACGCTGGATGCTGGTCCGCGAACGATCACTGTCCAGTTGACCGGCAAACACGACGAGATCGAAGACGCACTCGACGCCTACCGGCAGTTCGGCATCATCGAGATCGCCCGGACGGGGCCAACCGCGCTTTCGCGCGGTGATCGGCCCACAACCCCCGGCGAGAAGCCCGCTGCGGAGGCAACGGCGGTCGGCGTCGAGCCAGACGGCGGCAGTGAACAGACCGGCGAAAGCGAGAGCCAAGCCGAAACCACCAACTAACAGCGGAGTAATTTACACATACATGGCAGACGAACTCGACGCGACAATCTACTACGACGACGACGCAGACAGCACGTATCTCGACGACACGACGGTTGCGGTCCTCGGCTACGGCAGCCAGGGCCACGCCCACGCCCAGAACCTCAACGACAGCGGTGTCGACGTGGTTGTCGGGCTCCGAAAGGGCTCGTCGTCACGCAAAGCCGCGAAAGCAGACGGACTCGATGTCCTGACCCCGGTCAAAGCCGCCGCACAGGCCGAGGTCGTCTCGATTCTGGTCCCTGACACGGTTCAGGCAACCGTCTACGATCAGATCAAAGACGAACTCGACGAGGGAGATACCCTCCAGTTCGCCCACGGCTTCAACATCCACTACAGCCAAATCGAGCCACGAGACGATATCGACGTGACGCTCGTCGCCCCGAAATCGCCGGGCCACCTGGTCCGCCGGAACTACGAGGCCGACGAGGGAACGCCCGGACTGGTCGCGGTCTACCAGGACGTCACCGGCGACGCCAAAGAGCGCGCGCTGGCCTACGCAAAAGGAATCGGCTGTACCCGTGCAGGCACCATCGAGACCACGTTCCGCGAGGAGACCGAAACCGACCTATTCGGTGAACAGGCCGTCCTCTGTGGCGGCGTCACCAGCCTCGTCAAACAGGCCTACGAGACGCTCGTCGAAGCAGGCTACAGCGAGGAGATGGCCTACTTCGAGTGTATGAACGAACTCAAACTGATTGTCGACCTCATGTACGAGGGCGGACTCAGCGAAATGTGGGATTCAGTCTCTGATACCGCCGAGTACGGCGGTCTCACCCGCGGCGACCGCGTCGTCGACGAACACGCACGCGAGCAGATGGAGCAGGTTCTCGAAGAGGTCCAAGACGGCACGTTTGCCCGCCAGTGGATTCTGGAGAACCAGGCCGGTCGACCAGGCTACAACCAGATTCGAGACGCCGAGAAGAACCACGAGATCGAAGCCGTCGGCAAGGAGCTTCGCGGCCTGTTCTCGTGGGCCGACGAGGAATAGATATATGACAGACGACCAGACGATGAGCGAAACCGATCACACTCATCCACACACCGGCGATACGTTTGGGTCGGTCTACCGGCGCGGGCCGGTGGCCGCCGACGGTGGCACGGATGCGGCGACAGACAAATCAACCGTTGAGGACGTAGAGACGCCTACAATGAAAGACGTCGACCACACCTCAACGGCTGGCACGGTACGACACATCTGGGATCGCGGGACCCAGAACGGAGCACACAGATGAGCAAGGGAACACTGTACGACAAGGTATGGGAGCAACACAAGGTAACTGAACTGCCGACCGGACAGACACAACTGTTCGTCGGCCTTCACCTCATTCACGAGGTGACGAGTCCACAGGCCTTCGGCATGCTCCGCGAGCGCGGACTCGATGTCGCCTACCCGAAGCTCACCCACGCAACTGTCGACCACATCGTTCCGACCGCCGACCAGTCCCGTCCCTACGGCGACGATGCGGCCGAAACGATGATGGCCGAACTCGAAGAAAATGTCCGTGACTCGGGCATCGTCTTCGACGACCCCAACACCGGCAACCAGGGAATCGTCCACGTTATCGGACCCGAGCAGGGAATCACCCAGCCCGGGATGACGATTGTCTGCGGTGACAGCCACACGTCGACCCACGGCGCGTTCGGCGCGCTTGCGTTCGGGATCGGCACCAGCCAGATCCGCGATGTCCTCGCGACGGGGACGATTGCGATGGAGAAACAGAAGGTCCGCAAGATCGAAGTGACTGGTGAACTCGGTGAGGGCGTCACGGCCAAGGACATCATCCTCACGATCATCCGGAAACTCGGTACCGACGGCGGCGTCGGCTACGTCTACGAGTACGCCGGCGAGGCCATCGAGAACCTCGGGATGGAAGGCCGCATGAGCATCTGTAACATGTCCATCGAGGGCGGTGCTCGCGCGGGCTACGTCAACCCCGACGAGACCACCTACGAGTGGCTCGAACAAACTGACGCGTTCAAACACGAACCCGAGCGATTCGCGGAACTCAAAGAGTACTGGGAGTCGATCAGCAGCGATGACGACGCTGAGTACGACGATGTCGTCACCATCGATGGTTCGGAAATCGAGCCGGTCGTCACCTGGGGAACGACTCCCGGTCAGGGGATCGGCATCTCCGAACAGATTCCGGAGCCAGAAACGCTGTCGAAGGAAAAACAGGAGACCGCCCGTGGCTCGATGAAACACATGCGCGTCGAGCCCGGCGAGTCGATGGAGGGCTACCCAATCGATGTCGCCTTCCTCGGTTCCTGTACGAACGCCCGATTGCCAGATCTGCGCGCAGCCGCCGAACTGGTCGAAGGTCGAGAGGTCGACCCAGACGTCCGAGCGATGGTCGTCCCCGGCAGCCAGCGCGTCAAAGCCGCCGCTGAGAAAGAGGGTCTCGACGAGATCTTCAAGGAGGCTGGCTTCGACTGGCGCGGTGCTGGCTGTTCGATGTGTCTCGGCATGAACGAGGATCAGCTGGAAGGCGACGAAGCCTGTGCCTCGTCGTCGAACCGGAACTTCGTCGGTCGACAGGGCTCGAAGGATGGCCGAACGATCCTGATGAGTCCGATCATGGTCGTGGCCGCCGCGGTGACCGGCGAGGTCACTGACGTCCGCGAACTCGAGGAGGTGGTCGCCGCATGAGCGACGGACCAGCAGAGATCGTTACGTCCGTTTCGGGAACCGGTGTTCCGGTCCGCGGCAACGATATCGACACCGACCAGGTCATCCCGGCGCGGTTCATGAAGGTCGTCACCTTCGAAGGCCTCGGCGAGTTCGCCTTCTTCGACCTCCGGTTCGATGACGACGACAACGAGAAGGACCATCCGTTTAACGAGCCGCAGTTCCAGAACGCGAACGTGCTGGCGGTCAACAACAACTTCGGCTGTGGCTCCTCCCGCGAGCACGCCCCACAGGCGCTGATGCGCTGGGGGATCGACGCCATCGTCGGCGAGAGCTTCGCCGAGATTTTCGCGGGCAACTGCCTGGCACTCGGCATTCCGACGGTGACGGTTTCGCCCGATGAGGCCGAAGCCCTGCAGGACTTCATCGATGAGAACCCTGATGCTGAAATCGACGTCGACGTCGAAAACGAGACCGTCTCCTACGGCGAGACGGTCGTCGAGGCGACGGTCGACGATGCCCAGCGAAAGGCGCTGGTCGAGGGTGTCTGGGATACGACCGCGCTGATGAAGTCGAACGCGAACACGGTTCGTGAGAAGGCCAAGTCGCTGCCGTACGTTCGGGACAGCGAGATTCCGGCCGACGACTGAGAACTGACCACCTGCTGCGGCTCTCAGCTACTCGGTCGACACATCGACATTCTCTTTATATTCCTCCGTAGAGAGTACTCCATGAGTGAACGTATCGCCGTCATCGAAGGCGACGGCATTGGACAGGAGGTTATTCCGGCAGCTATCGACGTTCTCGAATCGCTCGATCTCGATTTTGAATTCGTCGAGGGCGAGGCGGGCGACGCAGTCAAAGAGGCAACGGGCGAGGCACTCCCACAGTCGACCTACGACCTCGCGGCCGACGCCGACGCCACCCTCTTTGGAGCCGCTGGCGAGACCGCCGCCGACGTAATCCTCCCGCTCCGGGATGCCGTCGACTCCTTTGTCAACATCCGACCCGCGAAAGCCTATCCCGGCGTCGACGCCGTCCGCCCCGAAACCGATCTGGTCTTTCTCCGTGAGAACACCGAGGGCGTTTACTCGGGCCACGAGGACGACCTCTCGGATGACCTGTCGACGCTCACGCGCGTCGTCACCACCTCGGCCTCGGAAAAACTCGCTCACTTCGCCTGCGACTACGTCGAGGATAGCGACGACCACGACGACTTCAGCGTCGTCCACAAGGCCAACGTGATGCGGAAAACCGACGGCCGGTTCCGCGATGCTGTTGTTGGCGTCGCAGAAGAGCAGGGCGTCGACACCGACGAGGTGCTGATGGATGCCTTTGCAACGCACGTCTGTCTTGATCCCGAGCAGTTCGACGTGATCGTCTGTCCGAACCTCGCGGGCGATGTGTTGTCTGATCTCGCAGCTGGCCTCGTCGGTGGGCTCGGCCTGCTGCCATCCGCAAATATCGGCGACGACAACGCCCTGTTCGAGCCGGTCCACGGCACCGCACCCGACATTGCGGGCCAGGGCATCGCCAACCCGACCGCAACGATCCTCTCGGCGGCTTTGATGTTGGACCATCTCGGCTACACCGAGGAGGCCGACCGGGTCGAAACCGCTGTCGAAAGTGTGCTGGCTGAGGGCCCACGAACGGGCGATCTCGGCGGCGACGCCGACACCGACGAGGTTACGGCCGCAATTGTCGACCGACTGTAAAATCGTCGACCGACAGTAGCCGATCTCGTGGCGTCGGTTTCAGTGGTAAGTATACGAGAGGTTCACCACAATTATATTACTGTTTGTTGTGAATGATCATATACAATGGAGGTCACGTACAACTCGACTGTCGACGGGCTTCGAGAGACGCTCGCGTCGACGGCGAGTTCGGATTCCGTCGAGGGAATCTTGCTGTTGGCGGCCCCTGACGAGGAGTTGTTGTCCGACGACTTCGAGTCAGTACTCCGGGCTCTCGACGTGCCCATCTTCGGCGGCATCTTCCCGGAGATCCTGTATCAGGGCGACCGGAAAGACACCGGCGCACTGACCGTTGGGCTGTCGACCACACCGGATGTCACCACCGTCACGGACCTCAGCGATCCCACGACAACGTTCAGGGACGAACTCGATCCGGATCTCCCCGCCAAGGGGTACGAAACGGCGTTCGTCTTCGTCGACACCTACGCCACCAACGTCGAGGAGTTCATCGAGGCCCTGTTCCGAACCTACAGCGTCGAGTTGAACTTCCTTGGAGGAGGCGCTGGCACGGTGGACGGCGACCAACGACCCGTGTTGTTCACCAACGAGGGCGTGATCGAAGACGGGGCCGTCATCGCAACGCTCAGAGAGCCGATCAAAATCGGCGTCAACCACGGTTGGCAGGAGATTGCCGGCCCATTTAGAGTGACCGAAGCCGAGGGGTCGACGCTCAGTACGCTCGACGGAAAACCCGCCTTTTCGGTCTACGGTGAGGCTATCGGCGAGGCCGCAGGCGAAACTGTCACGAAAAAGAACTTCTTCGAGAGCGCGAAATCCTATCTGTTCGGTATCAGCCGGATGGCTGCCGAGCAGATCGTTCGTGATCCCTACCGCGTGGCCGCGGATGGTTCGATGACCTGTTTCGGTGAGATGCCGGAAGGTGAGTTCGTCACGGTGTTGCAGGGCGATCCCGATTCGCTTGTCGCGGCGGCCCAAGCGGCCCACGACCACGCGCTGAGTGGGGCACGGCGGCCCGACGCGCTCTGCGTGTTCGACTGCGTGTCGCGGATGTTATATCTCGATGAGGAGTTCGACCGTGAACTGGACGCCGTTCGGTCCGAAACGCTACCGCTGTTTGGTGCTCTGACAATCGGTGAGATCGCCAACGATGGGTCGGGGCATCTGGACTACTACAACAAAACAGCCGTCGTTGGGGCACTCTCGGACGTATGATCGACAGACAGCAACGGATTCAGGCACTGTACGAGATCTCGCTGTCAATCGGGCCGAAGGAGACGCTCAAAGCGACCGCCGACAACGCACTCTCTGGCTATTTGAAGAAACTGAACTGTTCGGTCGGGACGATATTCCAGCGGACGCTCAACGACGATGACGTTCGATACGACATCACAGCGACGATTCCTGCGTCTCCACACGGCAACGACACGTTGATGGCTGCAATCGATCACCTTCCCGGAACGGTCGACGACCACCGGTCGTTCATCGAGGCGCTTCCGATTTCGGGCGAGACCGACAACGGTGCCCACTACTATCTGATGGAACTGCCGGAGTTCGGCGTGCTCGTGCTCGGCAAACGCGGCGGCGAGATCGACGAGATCACCCAATCGGCACTCAAACCGCTCAACGAGAAACTGGCCGAAGCCTGTCGGAGCCAGCTCGTCGAAGGCCAGCTCCGCACCGAACGGAACCGGTTCGAAGCCGTGTTCGATGCGATTCCGGAGCCGGTGGTCAACACGGTGATCGAACACGGCGAGGAGCGCGTCAAACGGGTCAACAGACCGTTCGAGAACACGTTCGGCTACACCGAACAGACGGCCCGTGACCGGCCAATCACCGATCTCATCATCCCCGAGGGAACTGATGGGGACATCTCACCGACCAGTCTCCACGACGGATCGGAGCCACGAGAGGTCCGGTGTGAGACCGCCACCGGTATCGGCGAGTTCCTGTTTCGCCGGGTGCCGGTCGACTCCCAAGGGTCCAGAGAGTATATCCATCTCTACGTCGACATCACGAGCCAAAAGAAGCGCCAACAGGAGTTAGAGCGTTACGAGCGGCTCGTCGAGAACCTCCCGATTGGCGTCTTCCGGACGACACCGGGTCCCAAAGGAGAGTTTCGACTCGTCAATCAGGGGTTCGTCGACATCTTCGAGGGCGACTCCAGCGCCGACTTCGAGGGGCTGTCGGTCGCCGATATCTACGTCGACCCAACGGATCGCGAGCGGTTCAGCAACCAGCTGTTGGAACAGGGATCGGTCGACGGGGTCGAACTCCAGCTCCAGACGGTCGACGGCAACCCAATCTGGTGTGAGATCTCCGGCATCGCCGTCGAAGAAGACGGCGAAACGGTATTCGAGTTGGCGCTTCAGAACATCACCGAGCGGAAGGAGCGCCAACAGCAGTTGGCCGTGCTCAACCGGGTGTTGCGGCACAACCTCCGCAACGGGATGAACGTTATTCGGGGCAACACCTCGCTGCTCAGTGCCGAAATCGACGACGGGACGCTCCAAACACACGTCACCGCAATCGAACAACGCGTCGAGAACTTAGAGCAGCTCAGCGAGAAGGCCGGCACCGTTCGGTCGTTGTTCGATCAGGGCCGAGAGGTCAACGTCACCTGTGACGTGGGCGAACTCCTCTCGGAGCTCAAAAGCGAGTTCGAAGAGCGCCATCCCACGGCGGGACTGACAATCGAACCGTTCGAACCGGTTGCGGTCCGGGCCGACGTCCGCCTGAAAATGGCGCTGTTGGAGATCGTCGACAACGCCGTCGTCCACAACAATCAGGCGGTGCCGGCGATCAGCGTCGCTGTCGGTCGTTCCGAAACCAAGGGGTCCGACGACTGGGTCGACATCACGATCACCGACAACGGTCCCGGGATTCCGGACGACGAGCGGCGGGCTATCGAAACCGGCGAGGAGACGCCGCTCCAGCACGGCACCGGGCTGGGATTGTGGCTCGTCTACTGGACCGTCTCGCTGCTCGGCGGCGAGATTACGATAGCCGACCACGATGCTGGCACGCGAATCATCCTGACGCTCCCACGTGCCTCGGCCCATCAGTCGACTCACGCGGCGAACGTCGACTCACACTAACTGACGTGTTCTCAGTATGTGAACTGCCAGTCGACCTAAGAGGTCCGAAACCGTACTGTCGGCATGGTCCAGATCGAACTCGACGAGGCGACTGTCGACCGGCTCGACCAGCTTCGTCAGGACGACGAAACGTACGACGAGATCGTCACCGAACTCATCAACATCTTCGAGACCGAGGAGCTTACCATGTTCAGAAGCGGCGACCTCTGAGTGTGCTTATCGACCTCTCCCCCGATCAGCTTTCACGATAGGCGGCTCTGGCCTGCTCGAAGCTCCCGCTGTCTTCGAGATGCGCCTGCAGAGCCTCGGCGTACTCCTGTGTGAGTCCCTCTGCCGCCGCTAGCTTCTCGGCGTCGACCTCATCTTCGTCACTGTCCTCACCGCCGAATCCGAGTGCCCGCTTAATCGATTCAAGAATACCGCCACCCGATTGCTGACTGTCACCGCCGGGCTGGCCAGCCATTGAGGCCGTTTGAGCGCGGATACTCGCAAGCTCCGGAATGATCGCCGCCACGCTGTCGGTGTCGGCGACGATCCGTGCGGCTTCGGGGTCGTCGGCGTTCTCCATGTCGAGGTCAGTTGCGGTCATGATCAGGTCCCATTCGGCATTGCTGAACTGCGAGGCCGCCACGCGGTCGCTGAACTGTTGGTCGACGGCCATTCGCTCGCCGATGATCGCATCCGTCCAGTGGCTCATGGGCACGGCTACGAACCCCCAGCGTTTCAGCCTACGGGATCGCAGTCGTCGACCTGAAAAGCATGACTCTTTGGTACTGAGTTCCTACGCCGTCTATGGACGAAGCTCCGCGTCGACGTGCCGTGCTCACAGCCGCTGCCAGTGGGATTGCGGCCGCAACCGCAGGCTGTCTCGGCGGCGACGGCGGGACCACCGAACAGTGGCTGAGCAACGCGAACAACTACGATGGCATGGTCGACCGGACGGGCCAAGAGACAGTGACCGTCGCCGTGGGAGCCGTCGACGGCTTGTCTTTCGATCCGGCAGCAGTTCGTATCACAACGGGGACAGAGGTTCTGTGGGAGTGGACCAGCTTCGGCGGTGGCCACAACGTTGCCGAGGAAAACGGCGTCTTCGAAAGTGAGATCCAGTCCGGAGAGGGCGAGACGTTCTCCCACACGTTCACCGATTCTGGACAGTATCGGTACGTCTGTACGCCCCATCAGACACAGGGTATGCTCGGCGTCGTCGAAGTCGTCGACGAGTAGCCACTGACTAATCTATTTTCTAGCGTCGCAACTCGGCAAACCCGTCCCCACAAACTCCGTCACCTACCGGTAGCTGTGCGCGCCCATCAGCTATCGAGACCGGATCGGTTGCGAGATCACCTGCAAGCAGTGAGCCAGTTGCCAGCCCACAGGCAGTCACAGCAGGAATCGCGGCCGCCGTGTGGACGGCCGCCGTTCTGGCAACCACACCGTCGACTGTCGTCGTCACGCCTGGCTCGACACCCGCGGCTCGGGCGGTGGCTGCGGCCTCAACAGTCCGACGTGGGCCACCGACTGCCATCGGTTTGAGCACCGCGACATCGGCCGCCCCCGACGCAAGCACCGCCGAAAGCGACCGCTCGGCCAGCGATTCGTCGACTGCGATGTCGACACCGTGGCCGCGGAGTTCGGCAAGCCCCTCGATGTCGTCGGCTGGAAGCGGCTGTTCGAGATACTCGATGTCGACTACCGCGAGCTGGTCGACCATCGCTCGCGCCGTCGAGCGATCCCACCCACCGTTGACGTCTAGGCGGAGGCTAACACCGTCGTCGACCGCCTCACGGACTGCCTGAACCCGCCTGAGATCCTGATCCGGCTCGCGTGCGCCAACTTTGAGTTTGAGCCAGTCGAACCCCTCGTCGACAGCGGTAGTAGCCGCATGCACTGTCTCCGCGACAGTTCCGTCGCCGATGGTTGCGTTGACAGGGACCGAGTCGGGAAGCGGGCGGTCGGCATCGAACACACCCTCACGGAGCACCGCGGCCAGCGGTCGGTTGTCGCGCCGGGCAATTGCATCGAGGTGGGCGAGTTCGACCGCGTGGGCGGCCGCCGGCGTGTCGGTTGGATCCGGCGGCTCGGTCTCCGAGTCGGTCGACTGAGCAACGGTCTCAAGTGCAGTCCGACAGGCATCGTAGGATTCCGTCCAGCCGGGTAGTGGGGTCGCCTCGCCGAGACCCGAGACGCCATCCTGTTGGATGCCGACAAGAAACCCCCGACGCTCGGTGATCTGTCCAGCAGCGGTCGTCAGCGGCGAGTCGAGCCGGAGCGAAAACGCGTCGACCCACATTAGAATGCCAACCCGAGCCCGAACAGCAGCGAGTAGGCCGCCAGCAGTTTCCCTGCCGTTTCGAGCGCCGGATTGAGTGCCGTGCCAGCGGTCTGGTTCCAGACCGTCCGTGTGACCTGTCCCGAAATCGGGATCGTAAGCAGTGGGAGCAGTACTGTCGACCCAAAGCCTTCGGCCAGCCAGAGCCAAACCGGGATCAGGTAAGCAAGCGTTGCAAGCCCGGCAAACTGGAGTCGACTGAACCGGTAGCCGAACCGAACTGCGAGAGTGTGTTTGCCGGTCGTGGCGTCCTCCTTCCGATCACGGATGTTATTGACGACCAGAATGTTCGTCGACAGGGCCGCCACCGGCAGGCTAGCGAGAAACGCCGTCCACGTGATCGTATTTGGAGGGATTGTGGTCGACAGTGGCGCAGCGAGAACGGCAGTAGCCTGTACATAATAGGTCCCCATGACGGCGATCACGCCGAAGAAGACGAAGACGAACAGATCGCCGAGTCCGTGGTAGCCCAGCGGGTAGGGACCGCCGGTGTAGGCGATGCCTGAAAGAACTGATAGGAGGCCAATAACCAAGATGGGGAGGCCACCGACGTAGACGAGGTAGCTGCCGACGCCGATGGCGGCGGCGAACGTAAGGTACATCGCCCGTTTGACGCTCTTGGGTGCGATCAGCCCCGACTGGGTGACGCGGGTGAACCCTTCGCGGGCGTCGGTATCCGCGCCCTGTATGGCGTCGTAGTAGTCGTTGGCGAAGTTAGTGCCGATCTGGATGAGTGCCGCGCCGACGAACGCCGCCAGCGTCGGCAACAGTGCGAAGATGCCGTCGTGCCACGCGAGCCCAGCACCGACGACGACGGGTGCCGCGGCCGCTGGCAGCGTCTGAGGTCTGGCTGCCAGCACCCACGCACGGGTTTGTGAGAGTTCCGTCCCGCTCATTGGTGTCGTTCAGGCTGCCGAGGGAGTGAATCTTCGGGTTCGTCGACGAGATCTCCGAGAAGTCGCCTCAACATGAAAATATTTACTCGAAGTACAATAAATTTTCTCTACCAGGCGTTTATGCGGGGTATGACGCCTGTCGACGAACGCCAGTACTATTTACCGTTAGGAATAGATACCGGAGTATGGTCAGCTACGACGAACTCCACGATCCGAACGCGGAGTACACGATGCGGGAACTTTCCTCGGAAACGATGGGTGTTACCGGCGAGCGCGGCGGCGGCCGCGACGTCGAGATTACCGACGTACAGACGACGATGGTCGACGGCAACTTCCCGTGGACGCTCGTCCGGATCTACACCGACGCGGACGTCGTCGGCACCGGCGAAGCCTACTGGGGCGCGGGCGTCCCGGAACTCATCGAGCGGATGAAACCGTTCGTCATCGGCGAGAACCCGCTGGACATCGACCGCCTCTACGAACATCTCGTCCAGAAGATGTCCGGCGAGGGATCAGTTGAGGGCGTCACCGTCACCGCCATCTCCGGTATCGAGATCGCGCTCCACGATCTGGCGGGCAAGATCCTCGGCGTTCCGGCCTACCAGCTGCTCGGCGGCAAGTACCGCGATCAGGTCCGGGTCTACTGTGACTGCCACACCGCCGACGAGGCCGACCCGCAGGCCTGCGCCGACGAGGCCGAGCGCGTCGTCGAGGAACTGGGGTACGACGCCCTGAAGTTCGACCTCGACGTCCCCTCGGGGCTCGAAAAGGACCGCGCCAACCGCCATCTCCGACCCGGCGAGATCCGCCACAAAGCCGAGATCGTCGAGGCCGTCACCGAGCGCGTCAAGGACCGGGCCGACGTGGCCTTCGACTGCCACTGGACGTTCTCCGGTGGGAGTGCCAAGCGGCTCGCGGCCGAACTCGAAGAGTACGACGTCTGGTGGCTCGAAGACCCCGTCCCGCCGGAGAACCTCGAAGTCCAAGAGGAAGTCACCAAATCCACGATCACCCCGATCACTGTCGGCGAGAACCGCTACCGCGTCACCGAGGAGCGTCGACTCATCGAGAACCAAGCCGTCGACATCATTGCCCCAGACCTGCCGAA
This sequence is a window from Halohasta litchfieldiae. Protein-coding genes within it:
- the ilvC gene encoding ketol-acid reductoisomerase, which gives rise to MADELDATIYYDDDADSTYLDDTTVAVLGYGSQGHAHAQNLNDSGVDVVVGLRKGSSSRKAAKADGLDVLTPVKAAAQAEVVSILVPDTVQATVYDQIKDELDEGDTLQFAHGFNIHYSQIEPRDDIDVTLVAPKSPGHLVRRNYEADEGTPGLVAVYQDVTGDAKERALAYAKGIGCTRAGTIETTFREETETDLFGEQAVLCGGVTSLVKQAYETLVEAGYSEEMAYFECMNELKLIVDLMYEGGLSEMWDSVSDTAEYGGLTRGDRVVDEHAREQMEQVLEEVQDGTFARQWILENQAGRPGYNQIRDAEKNHEIEAVGKELRGLFSWADEE
- the ilvN gene encoding acetolactate synthase small subunit, giving the protein MSQNEQGLEGPRPEERPHPDGRRNSQGIRIDPEVEAEPDSRTAMVSALVEHEPGVLARVSGLFSRRQFNIESLTVGPTTVDGNARITLIVEETEPGIDQVKKQLAKLKPVISVGELEERAIRSELVLLKVNGGEPDKVQAITEMYDGTTLDAGPRTITVQLTGKHDEIEDALDAYRQFGIIEIARTGPTALSRGDRPTTPGEKPAAEATAVGVEPDGGSEQTGESESQAETTN
- a CDS encoding PAS domain S-box protein; the protein is MIDRQQRIQALYEISLSIGPKETLKATADNALSGYLKKLNCSVGTIFQRTLNDDDVRYDITATIPASPHGNDTLMAAIDHLPGTVDDHRSFIEALPISGETDNGAHYYLMELPEFGVLVLGKRGGEIDEITQSALKPLNEKLAEACRSQLVEGQLRTERNRFEAVFDAIPEPVVNTVIEHGEERVKRVNRPFENTFGYTEQTARDRPITDLIIPEGTDGDISPTSLHDGSEPREVRCETATGIGEFLFRRVPVDSQGSREYIHLYVDITSQKKRQQELERYERLVENLPIGVFRTTPGPKGEFRLVNQGFVDIFEGDSSADFEGLSVADIYVDPTDRERFSNQLLEQGSVDGVELQLQTVDGNPIWCEISGIAVEEDGETVFELALQNITERKERQQQLAVLNRVLRHNLRNGMNVIRGNTSLLSAEIDDGTLQTHVTAIEQRVENLEQLSEKAGTVRSLFDQGREVNVTCDVGELLSELKSEFEERHPTAGLTIEPFEPVAVRADVRLKMALLEIVDNAVVHNNQAVPAISVAVGRSETKGSDDWVDITITDNGPGIPDDERRAIETGEETPLQHGTGLGLWLVYWTVSLLGGEITIADHDAGTRIILTLPRASAHQSTHAANVDSH
- the leuD gene encoding 3-isopropylmalate dehydratase small subunit yields the protein MSDGPAEIVTSVSGTGVPVRGNDIDTDQVIPARFMKVVTFEGLGEFAFFDLRFDDDDNEKDHPFNEPQFQNANVLAVNNNFGCGSSREHAPQALMRWGIDAIVGESFAEIFAGNCLALGIPTVTVSPDEAEALQDFIDENPDAEIDVDVENETVSYGETVVEATVDDAQRKALVEGVWDTTALMKSNANTVREKAKSLPYVRDSEIPADD
- a CDS encoding FIST signal transduction protein, producing the protein MEVTYNSTVDGLRETLASTASSDSVEGILLLAAPDEELLSDDFESVLRALDVPIFGGIFPEILYQGDRKDTGALTVGLSTTPDVTTVTDLSDPTTTFRDELDPDLPAKGYETAFVFVDTYATNVEEFIEALFRTYSVELNFLGGGAGTVDGDQRPVLFTNEGVIEDGAVIATLREPIKIGVNHGWQEIAGPFRVTEAEGSTLSTLDGKPAFSVYGEAIGEAAGETVTKKNFFESAKSYLFGISRMAAEQIVRDPYRVAADGSMTCFGEMPEGEFVTVLQGDPDSLVAAAQAAHDHALSGARRPDALCVFDCVSRMLYLDEEFDRELDAVRSETLPLFGALTIGEIANDGSGHLDYYNKTAVVGALSDV
- a CDS encoding DUF7557 family protein yields the protein MVQIELDEATVDRLDQLRQDDETYDEIVTELINIFETEELTMFRSGDL
- the leuC gene encoding 3-isopropylmalate dehydratase large subunit, producing MSKGTLYDKVWEQHKVTELPTGQTQLFVGLHLIHEVTSPQAFGMLRERGLDVAYPKLTHATVDHIVPTADQSRPYGDDAAETMMAELEENVRDSGIVFDDPNTGNQGIVHVIGPEQGITQPGMTIVCGDSHTSTHGAFGALAFGIGTSQIRDVLATGTIAMEKQKVRKIEVTGELGEGVTAKDIILTIIRKLGTDGGVGYVYEYAGEAIENLGMEGRMSICNMSIEGGARAGYVNPDETTYEWLEQTDAFKHEPERFAELKEYWESISSDDDAEYDDVVTIDGSEIEPVVTWGTTPGQGIGISEQIPEPETLSKEKQETARGSMKHMRVEPGESMEGYPIDVAFLGSCTNARLPDLRAAAELVEGREVDPDVRAMVVPGSQRVKAAAEKEGLDEIFKEAGFDWRGAGCSMCLGMNEDQLEGDEACASSSNRNFVGRQGSKDGRTILMSPIMVVAAAVTGEVTDVRELEEVVAA
- a CDS encoding isocitrate/isopropylmalate family dehydrogenase, whose product is MSERIAVIEGDGIGQEVIPAAIDVLESLDLDFEFVEGEAGDAVKEATGEALPQSTYDLAADADATLFGAAGETAADVILPLRDAVDSFVNIRPAKAYPGVDAVRPETDLVFLRENTEGVYSGHEDDLSDDLSTLTRVVTTSASEKLAHFACDYVEDSDDHDDFSVVHKANVMRKTDGRFRDAVVGVAEEQGVDTDEVLMDAFATHVCLDPEQFDVIVCPNLAGDVLSDLAAGLVGGLGLLPSANIGDDNALFEPVHGTAPDIAGQGIANPTATILSAALMLDHLGYTEEADRVETAVESVLAEGPRTGDLGGDADTDEVTAAIVDRL